The Bacteroidota bacterium nucleotide sequence GCTTCTTTATTCAGCGGGATAATGACTCCGTCCTTATTCAATCCGAAGCCGATCTTCTCCCTCGCTTTCAGGGTGTTACAGAAGGCACAGGATCGCTGTGTTTTGTCGGTGCTGTACACGATATCGAATTCAATGCTTTGGAGGATCAGCCAGTTTTCCGGCTCCCAGGTGTACACTGCATCGACGTATGGATTGTTTTCAAGAAGCCGGTACGCATTTTTCAGCGTGATCCATGAAATATGGCTTTGAGGGTACTTCCTTTTGATCGCCGGCAGCATCGCCGTTGTTTGAAGGACCGCTCCCATTGCATCGAGGTTGATGATCAGGATCCTTCTCCCGATCGGATCCGGGTCAGCACATTCTTCATAGCATATCGTTCCCGGGAAACACGGCTTGTAGCCGGTGAACCTTTTGCAATCGGGAATTCGAACCTTCTGCTGCCGCTTCTTCGACGCGGACCTCTTCTTCATGCTTTTTTCAAGTCGTTGGAGTGAATTGCTCGTTGTTTTGTGATTTGCCGACAAGAAGCGTAAACGCTTCCATAACGCGGTCGACTTCCAATCTAGTCATGCAAACATTTCCAATGGGACAGGACGTAAGGGCGCATTCGAGGCAGTCAAGCTCTTCGTTCCTTACCCATCTATTCTTATCACCGAATGGTCCTTGCTGACGCGGATTTGTCGGTCCGAAAATTCCGAGGGTTGGAATCCCAAGCGCCGCTGCAATGTGCATTGGGCCCGAATCATTGCTTACCACGAACGAACATTTCTGAATGAGCGCTCCAAGTTCGGAGAGCGTCGTCCTGGGGATGACATGCGGCGGTGATTTCATCTTTTCAGCGATGACACGAACGTCTTTCTCTTCTCCCGGTCCCCAAAGCAAGGCGATATTGGCTCCGCAACGTTCACTAATGAGGTCACCGAGATGAGCATAATGTTCTAGCCCCCAACGTTTAGTATACCAACCTCCGCTCGGATTTACACCAACCACGACTTTTCCGTCCAAACCCTCCGCGCTAAACCATTGGGCCGCTTTCTTTTTTGCCGGTTCCGGCACTGGAAAATAAGGCTGCGAATGGAGCACCGGAATATCGAGCCTCCGTAATGCATCCAAGTTAAAATCTATATTATGGGTGTTTCCGGTCCGAGGGGAAACGATAATATTGAACGCATACTTTCGCCAACGGAACGGGAATCCCACGCGCCATCGAGCGCCGCTCAGCCGGGTTATGATCGCCGACCGAGGGTTCGAAAATAGATCAATGACGAGGTCGTATTTCCTCTCCCTCACCTGCCGTATCATACCTGCGCTTGAATCTTTTTTTCGTTCGAACGTTAGCACACTCGACAACCAGGGATTCCCAACGACAGCCTCCGCGGCAAACTTGTCGGTCAAAAAATCGATCTGGGCAAGCGGATATTGTCCACGCAAATTCTGGACGACCGGAGTAGATAACAAAACATCTCCGATGGCGCGAAGTTTGATAACAAGTATTCGATTGATATGTTCTGGCTGAAGAAGGATACGAAAAGCGCCTGATTGAACGGGTTCGTGTTGATGACGGCTGAAAAATACGAAAATTCAGAAGGGATGTCAACGAAAGCTGTGGACGGCTAAATTGCATCCAAAAGCATGAAATTTGCATTTTGACGCTTTGAAACTGGAGGTTCCTCGGAAGAGAATTTCTCTTTGTCGTGAAACGTACATTCGTCATAGAGCGGACATTGACCGCACCGAGGACGTTGAGCGAGGCAGACCGTCCTTCCAAACCGTATGAGGTTTGTATGGAAGGAATACGATTTCCCGCTGGGAACAAGCGGCCTCATCGCAGCGAATGTTTGATCCGGATTTTTCGTTTTGACCAGACCGAGACGGTTACAAATTCTGTGAATATGGGTGTCAACGGGAAATACTTCCCGCCGAAGGGAAAAGAGAAGAACGCAGGCAGCGGTCTTGAATCCAATTCCGTGGTACGACGTGAGCGTTGATATAACTTCGTCATCCTTCATCGTTTCAATTCCACGCAGCCGGTATGATCCGTATTCATCATGGACCTTTTGGAGCAGTGCCTTGATTCGCCGGCTTTTCTGATTCTTCATCCCCCCCACCTTGATCGCAGAAGCGATCGCACCAACCGGAGCTTCGGCCACTTTTCTCCATGTTGGAAATTTCTTTCGCAATTCAACGTACGCCCGGTGGCTGTTCCGGTCATTGGTATTCTGAGACAGCAGCGTCCCTATCAGCATGTCGAGTGGGGCGCTGCGTTCCTTTTTTTGACGTGGAACGCCAAAATGATTTTCGAGGATCCGAATACAACGAATTGCGTTCTGTTTTTTCTTCATTGATTGCATAGGCCGATGGTATGAAAATACAATACAAGCGATTGAATTCCAAACGGTTATGAGCATTGATGGTGTTACAGTTTGAGAATTTCCCCTCTCGCTTCCAAACTCAGTTTGGGAACGGCTTCGGCAAATTGTTTAGCGGCTGAACCTATTCACTTCGTTCCCGATAGGAGATTGGGAATAAAAGAGCCTTGCCCTACCCTTGGAATGTGGAGCCGTGGCACTGCCTGAGCATTGATTTGCGATGAAAAGAAGCATATATTGAAAGCAATTGAGATGCAGTATTTGTCAATGCAGTGCACCGTTATTCTATGATTGTCATGAAGTTCGGCGGAACGTCCGTCGAGGATGCCCGCGCGATCGACAACGCCATCACCCTTGTCGCACGACAAAAGAAACAAGGCCCGGTTGTCGTCCTCTCCGCTATCGCAGGTGCCACCGATACACTGTTGAAAGCCGCTGAACTCTCGGTGGCCGAAAAGCTCGACGATGCGACGCTTCTATTAAATAACCTCCTTGAACGGCACGTTCTTATTGCTGAAAACCTCATCGATTCCCGTTCTACAGTTCAGCAGCTTATCTTCCAGCTTCGAACCAGATTTGAGGAATTGAGGAACCTTTCGCAGAGCATCGCCATTCTTGGAGAACTGACCAAGCGCTCCCTCGACACGATTGCCTCGATGGGTGAATTGATGTCCTCGCTGATCTTCGCCGAAGGCATGAAGGCGAAAAATGAGTACGTCGCGTGGGTCGATGCGCGCACCTTCATGATGACCGACGATCATTTTGGGAACGCAACTCCCCTTTTTACAGAGATCGACAAGAAGACGCAGGAGATCATCACACCCCTTCTCGATGATGAAGCCGTCGTCGTCACGCAAGGGTACATCGGTTCAACAGTTAAAAGAATTACCACAACGCTGGGACGAGGCGGGTCCGACTACTCAGCGGCGATTATCGGGGCAGCCTTAAACGCGGAAGAGATACAAATCTGGACTGACGTTGACGGCATTCTCACCGCAGACCCGAACATCACTCCAAAGGCGAAAAAGCTAAGAACGATTTCGTATAAAGAAGCCTCCGAGCTGGCGTACTTCGGGGCAAAGGTCCTCCATCCAAGCACCATTCGCCCTGCGGTGCAGAAAAATATCCCGGTGGTCGTGCTGAATTCTCGGCGGCCACGTTCGACGGGAACGCGCGTTGTCGCGAATCCTCCGGAGTCGAACATTTCAGTAAAGTCGATCGCAAACAAAAAAGGGATCACCGTCGTCAATCTCCAGGCATCCCGCTTTCTTTCAGCGAACCGATTTATCGAGTCTATTTTCGAGGTATTTGACAGGCACCATACCCTTGTCGACCTGGTGAACACTTCTGTAGCATCCGCATCTCTCACATTGAGCAATGCCGAAGTGCTCGATGCCATCGTGCCCGAACTTGAAGAATTCTCGGACGTCGTCGTCTTCAGGAACAAAGCGATCGTCAGCATCATTGGGGAACGGCTTCATTCAACGGTCGGAATCGCCGACAGAATTTTTCAATCACTCGGCGACATCGACGTGATGATGATCTCACAAGGGGCATCGGAGTTGAATGTCAGCGTAGTTATCGACAACGACAATGTCACTGAAGCTGTACGCCGTCTGCACAAGGAATTTTTCGAGCCTCTCCCTCAAGAGGCTCTTTTCGAAAATATCGCCACATCATGAACCACGATCTTCTGTGCGACCGTAAAACACATCCAACCGAAAACACTATTGTAACACTATGGCACGCCTAAAGAAATTCCGCGGGACAGGAACTGCGCTCGTCACTCCTTTCAAGAACAACGGTGCCGTCGATTACGACGCGCTTCGAAGATTGATAGATTTTCAGATCGCCGGGGGCGTTGAAGCCATCATCCCGATCGGCACAACGGGAGAAAGCCCCAGCATTTCTCCGGAAGAACATCGCCGCATATTGGAGACGGTTATCGAACGATCCCACGGCCGCGCAAAAATCTTTGCGGGAAGCGGGAGCAACTATACCACCAAAGCGATCGAACTGACCCGTTTGGCAAAGCAGCTTGGAGCTGATGCAGCCATTCTTGTCGCTCCGTATTACAATAAGCCCACACAAGAAGGTTATTTTCAGCATTACAGAGCCGTTGCAGAAGCGGTCGATATCCCGTTGATCGTCTATAACGTTCCGGGGCGGACGGGGGGCAACATCATGGCGTCGACAACCTTGAGGATGGCAGAAGAAATTCCTTCGGTCATCGCTGTGAAAGAGGCTTCCGGGAACATCGCGCAAATCATGGAGATCGCACGCAACAGACCGAAACATTTTTCGCTTCTCTCAGGCGACGATGCGATCACCCTGCCGATTTTATCCGTTGGAGGAGACGGCTGCATCTCCGTTGTCTCAAACCAACTGCCGAAGGATTTTTCCGGTATGGTACGCGCCGGATTGGCCGGCAATTGGAAGAAAGCGCTGCAGCTCCATAACAGACTTCTGCCGTTGATGAATGCAAATTTCATCGAGACAAACCCGATTCCCGTCAAAGCTTCCCTCGCCATGATGGGAATGATCAACGAGGTTTACCGGCTGCCGCTTGTTCCGATCGGAGCGAAAAACAGAAAAGTCCTCAAAAAAATCCTGCACGACCTGGGCCTGGTTTAGCGCAGAGTTCGGGTCATTTTCATCGTACGGTACAGCAAAAAGCCCCGACGGCGGGGCTTTTTTACTTTGCAAATTCAATCGTCTTACCATGTCCTTTCTTCTTTCCACGGATCGGCGGTGTTGCTATATCCGTTCTGCTCCCAGAAGCCGGGACGATCGTCCTTCATGAATTCCAACCCGTTCACCCACTTGGCCCCCTTCCAGGCGTATCGCCGTGGGGTGAAGACCCGCATCGGACCGCCATGCTCCCTCTCGAGCGGTTTGCCGTTCACGGTATGGACGAACATGACCTCCTCATTCAACATCCATTCCAACGGAAGGTTTGTCGTATAGCCGCCGTAAGCGTGTTGCATAACATATCTGGCGTCGGGTTTCGCTCTAATCGTACCCATCAAATCCGAGAACATCACTCCCTCCCACTCGTCGCCATATCTGCTCCAGGTGGTCACGCAATGGAAATCCGCGGTGAGTTTCCTCTGCGGCAGTTTCAAGAATTCATCCCAACTGAAAGTGACAATCTCTTCGACAAGCCCCCATAACTTCAGCCGCCAATCGGCTGTCGAAATTTTAGGAGTTACGCCGTATGTCAGAACGGGGAATTTTTCCGTGGTATATTGCCCCGGAGGAAATTTCGGCTTGCCGAAATAATTCAGCTCGCTTGAACCAGTTACCTTTGAACGAAAGATTCCCATACCGCGTCCCTTGAATTTTCTACCTTCATTCAACACAGACAGAGAACACAAAGTTCGGCGCGCAAATAGGGTTCAATAGAAATAGTAGTGGCAGGCGATCTGGGGCATAGGGGCAATGTCTCCGTTCGAAAAATAGACAAAGACTCCCTCGAGAGAAACGTTGATGGCTTCTTGCACATTCAATTCACCTCCCACCCCAATACCGAGCCGAAAAGGAGCAGCAAAACTGTTGCTTCCAGATCCGTTGTAAAAATAGCTTGCCGACGGTCCGAAGTATAGACGTGTCGAACGGGCGCGAACCAGGTCATATTGGAACTCACCCCCAATCGATGCAGATGTCTGTCCCCCGCTTTTGATGATACCGCCAATAATCTGATATGATACTTTGGATGGAAGATGATTCCGGAAGCTGATTCCAACACCCGACGCGGGTCCGGCGGAAAGGCCGAGGCCGTAAACATTCTTTCCCAGATTTTCAGCCTGCTGGCTTCCCTGGACGCTCACCTGCGGGTATACCAATGAAGGGACAACAATGAGTATGAGTACCAAAGCATATAAAGAAATTTTCACTCTCGCCTCCTTGAATCATACATTCGTGGTAATCCAGCGATACATTTCTTTGAAATTCGGCCGTTTGCCGGTAAGCAAGATCCCGATGCGAAAAACCTTCCCTGCCACCCACATCATTCCCACGATCGACGCGGACAAGGTAACGAGCGAGAGGGCAATCTCCCAGAGGTCGGGAGCCTGAATTGAAAGCCGGAGCGCCATCATCGTCGGGGTCAAAAGCGGTATCTGTGACAACACTTTGACCATCAGTGAGTCCGGATTTTGCATCGCAGGAACTGCCAGAGCGATCGGGAACATCACCAGCAGGGTGACGTACGCCGTCATTTGCTGCGCTTCCTGTTCTGTTGAGACAGGCGCCCCTGCGGTAACAAAGATCGCAACGTAGAGAAGATAGCCGAGCACAAAATAGAGAAGCAGAAGCGCGATGTGATCAAAGGAGACGAATGGCGTCTGCATGGTAAAGTTCACTCCAACTAAAATCAAAAGCCAGAATGAGATCGTGGTCAGTCCAAGGAGCGACAGACCCAATATCTTACCCATCAGCAATTCACTCGGGGAACAGGACGACATCAATACCTCGACGATCCTGTTCGATTTCTCTTCGATAAGGCTTCGGATCAGCATCTGGCCGCTCGTCATCACCAGCATGAAGAGCATCATAATGAAAATATAGCCGGTGAAAAATGTTTCGAGGAAGCCGGATTCCTTTTCCTCTCCTTTGGATGAGACCTTGATCGTTTTTACATCGACATCCGTCGAGAGGCCCCGTATCTCTCTGGAGTTATAGCCTTTGGCCTCAAGCCTACGTTCGATGATGACATCTTCGAGAATCTTTGAGAACCGCTCCTGATCCCTGATATTGCCCACATTTTCCGAACGGTATTCGATCTTCCCCTTCTCCATAACGTCCGACGGGAGAAGAAAATATCCTTCGATCTCGTTGTCCAGGATTTTCGCGGTTGCAAGTATCTTCAGGTGATCGCGCGATGAGTCATCGTCGGTGATCTTCACAAGCTCATAATTTGCCGAGCTGTCGGGAAGCTTGAATTTCGCGATGCGTTGGCTGAGATACGGAAGGAGCGAATCTGTTTCGTCGATCACACCGATCTTCCGTACTTTCTCATCGGCTTTTGACGCGAGGAAACTTGGAATAATTGTGAACACGGCGATGATCGTCGGCATCATGAACAGACCGATGATGAACGCCTTGGTCTTTACACGTTCCAAATATTCCCACTTGGCGATCCGAAAGGATTTATTTTGCATTGGCTGTCTCCTCTCCGGTTCGCTGCAGTTCGGCAGTAACAAGTTTTCTGGCCTTCAAATACCTCATGAACGAAAAGAGAGAAACAGCCAGAAGGACCATCGGAGCATCCCACGATGCCTCTCCTTTCTTCAACGTGATGACACCCAAGACCAACGTTCCGACAAGCGCGAAGATAAAGAGAAGCATCGCCTTCCTTACGCGCGCGTCGCCCGAAACTGTTTTCGTTCTCACCGCAGCCGGTTTGGTCTCCTCGCGCTCTGCCGACTCATCAGGAACTCCTACCACATCGAGGAAGATCGAATTCAGCGACGGCTCGACAAATTCAAATTTTCTGATATCGACTTTCGGGACGATGGAAGAAAGGAGCTCGCGGGATGATACACTGCCGTTGAGCTGCAGTTCTGCATAATTTTCATAGATCGTCGCTTTCTTTACCTGTGGCAGCGATGAGAGAAACGAACCGTCGCCGGCAAACTCCACATGAACGGAATTTTTCCCAAACTTTTGTTTGACCTCCTTCATGCTTCCTTCGAGCACAATCTTGCCATGGTTGACCAGGCAGATCTCATCGCACAACTTTTCTGCCGAATCCATCTGATGGGTCGAAAAAATAATCGCCTTCCCCTGCTGCTTCAATTCCTGGAGGATATCTTTCAGAATGATCTGATTGACCGGATCGAGCCCCGAAAATGGTTCGTCAAGCACGATGTAGGAAGGATCATGAAGGATAGAGATAATGAACTGGACTTTTTGCTGGTTGCCCTTCGAAAGCTCTTCGACCTTGCTTTTCGCATACCCTTCAAGGTCAAACCGCCTGAGCCACTCAAGAGCCTTTTGTTTGACCCCCGGCCCGGTCATTCCCCGCAAGCCGGCAAAGTAAAGGATGGTGTCCAGAAGCTTATTTTTCTTGTACAATCCCCTTTCTTCGGGAAGATATCCAATGCGATTTTGGATATTCCCGTCAAACGGCGCGCCGTCAAACGTCACAGTTCCTTTATCCGGCGTCGTGATGTTGAGGATCATGCGGATCGAAGTGCTTTTCCCCGCTCCGTTCGGACCAATAAGGCCGAAAATTTTTCCGGGCTCTACTTGAAGAGAGACATCGTCAACGGCCAGAACATTGACATACTGTTTCCGAAGGTGCTCCGCGATAATCATAAATTTTCAGATATGAGGGAAGTTTATGGTGTCAGCCGATAGATCATTCGTGCAAACGGAATAGTCTCGCGAACATGGTCCAGGCCGCAGATCCATGAGACGGTCCGCTCCACGCCGAGGCCGAATCCGGCGTGCGGCACCGAACCGAAGCGGCGTAAATCAAGATACCACTCAAATGCCGATTGCGGGAGATTGTGCTCTTTTAAGCGCGCAAGCAGCGTATCGTAATCGTCCTCGCGCTGGCTGCCGCCGATAATCTCGCCGTATCCCTCCGGCGCAAGCACATCGACAGCGAGCGCGAGCTTGTCGTTTTTGGGGTCGCGCTTCATATAGAACGCCTTCACCTGCGACGGATATCGATGCACCATCACCGGACGGTCGAACTGCTCGGAAATCACTGTTTCATCAGTCCCCCCGAGGTCGTTTCCCCATTCAAACGGAACTCCTTTTTTATGAATGATCTCGACTGCTTCATCATACGTGATACGCGGCAGCGGGCGTTTTACATTTTCCAAGAACTTCGTGTTGCGCTCGAGGGTTTTCAATTCGGGCATACGGTTCTTCAACACGTTCGTCACGATATGTTCGAGGAATTCCTCAGCCAAATCCATATCATCATCCAGATCGTTGAAGGCGACCTCCGGCTCGACCATCCAGAATTCTGTCAGATGGCGGCGGGTTTTCGATTTCTCCGCCCGGAAGGTCGGGCCAAAGACGTAGACTTTCCCGAAGGACATGGCGCCGGCTTCGCCGTACAATTGACCCGATTGGGTCAGGTACGCTTTGCCTAGATCGAAATAGTTGGTCTCGAAAAGAGTGCTTGTCCCTTCGCAGGCGGCCGGGGTGAAAATCGGAGCGTCCAGAAGAAGGAATCCTCGCCCGTCGAAAAATTCTCGTATCGAACGAATGATCTCGTGGCGAACACGCAGGATGGCATGCTGGCGTTCGGAACGAAGCCAGAGATGGCGGCGGTCCATGAGAAACTCGACGCCATGTTCTTTGGGGGTGATGGGATATTCCTTCGCCACGGAAATTATGTCCAGGCCGGCGAGGTCCATTTCATATCCCCCCGGCGCACGGTCTTCTTTGCGAATTTTCCCCGTCACGCGAAGGGACGTTTCCTGGGTCAATTCATCAAACCGACTAAAGATATCTTCGCTTACGTTCGCTTTCACGATCACAGCTTGCATCAATCCGGTGCCATCGCGAATGACGATGAAGCGTATTTTCCCGCTTGAACGTTTGTTATAGACCCAACCCGAGATGGTAACTGTTTCACCGACGCATCGAGCAAGATCTTCAATATATATTCGAGTACCCATGTAAAGCCGAATCCTTTCAAAAAATAACGCCAATATACAAAACTTAAGAGACATCTACAAACACGAAATCCCGCAGCGACGCGGGATCTCTTTTGCTCCTTATTGCGTACAACTCGTTATCAACTCTCTACTCTCTAGCTCATCGCGAGCATCCTTTGAATCGGCACCAGTGCCTGCTGCAAGAGGTCCGGAGTCATCGTTATCTCCGGCGATCTGTTCTTCATGCAGAGATAGAGCTTTTCCATCGTGTTCCGTTTCATATGCGGGCATTCGTTGCAGGCACAATTAGCATCGGGGGGAGCGGGAATGAATTCCTTCTCAGACGCGCTCCGCTGCATTTGATGGATGATCCCGACCTCCGTGGCGACGATGAATTTCTTAGCCGGGTTCGACTGGACGAATTTCAACAAGGCACTCGTCGAACCGATGAAATCGGCGCGCGACAGAAGAGATTCTTCGCATTCAGGATGAGCAATCAGTTTTGCGTCTGGATGCTCCATTTGCAAACCGATGATCTTGCGCTCGCTGAAAGTCTCATGTACGATGCAGCTTCCATTCCACAGGAGCATCTGCCTCCCTGTTTTCTTTGCAAGATATGCGCCGAGGTTCTTATCGGGCGAAAAAAGGATCGGCTTATCTATTGGAATCTGGTTAATGATCTTTTCAGCGCTGCTTGACGTGCAGATGATATCGCTGAGCGCCTTGACCTCAGCCGAACAATTGATATAGGTGACCGCGACATGGTCCGAATGCATCTCTCGAAAACGCCTGAAATCGGCCGCCGGACAGCCTTCTGCTAGAGAACAGCCGGCCTCAAGGTCCGGAAGCAGCACCAATTTATGGGGGTTAAGAATTTTTGCAGTTTCGGCCATAAAATGCACGCCTGCGAAGACGATGACGTCGGCGTCAGTTTCTGCCGCGCGCCGGGCCAGCTCCAGGCTGTCGCCGACATAGTCCGCGAGGTCCTGGATCTCCGATTCCTGGTAATAATGCGCAAGAAGAACCGCGTTCAGATCCTTCTTCAGGCGAAGGATCTCCGATTCGAGGTTGAGAGGAATCTCTGTCCTTGGTGACGCATTATGTTCTAAAGCTGCGATCATTTCCTATGAAACTTAACAATCGTTTGGAGTACAATCAAACCAAAGACTTTCCGGCATATTTATTCATCGCTAAGATCACAGCCTCCTTCACCTGTTCGACGGTGATCGACGTGATCAGCGCGTCATCGGCCCTGACGGCAATATGGCGCGGATGCGGCGGCTTCCATATTGAAGGATCGCTCAGCGAATGAAAGGAGATCGTTGGTACACGCTGCGACGCGGCAATATGCAGCGTCCCGGTGTCGTTGCACATGAGCAAATTCAAATGCCGTAAAAAGGCCGCCATGATCCGCAACGGCATGACCGGCGCCGAATGAACGTTGTGATGCAGCGATGATTCGATGATTCTTTTGCGGTCAACTTCATTCGGGCTGACGATGAGAACCGCTTCCGCCCTGTACCTCTCGATCGTCCAATCAATCACCGCAGCCAATTTATCGAGCGGGAAGCACTTCGAAGGATTTAAGGCTCCAAAATGCACTCCAACAACAATTGCCTTGGGAGCGATTCCCAGTATTTGATAGACCCTTTCCGCTTCATACACTTCTGCATCTGTTAAAACAAGATCATACTCCAAATCGTTCTCATCCGCCCCAAGACCACGGACGATATCCAGATTGCGCTGGATTTCATGTTTTTGTCCTTGAGGGCGATGAACCTGGACGTTGTAAATCTTCTCCGGGATGGACGGATCGAGCTTCAGATGGTCAGGACCAACAATATATTTTGCCCCGCTCAGCAGGGCGATGAGGTCGGAAGAAAGCGAGCGGGAAATGGTGTTCAGGAGGATGACGCACTCGAACTTATTCCGCACCGATTTCCAGAATGAAACGAACTTACGAATATTCCATCGGCCTAATTTTTCATAGAAGACGATCACTTCGTCCACGTATGGATTGTGTTCGATGACCGGAGCGGTGTATTCCCGGACGACCACGGCGATGAAGGCTTTTGGAAACTTTCTGCGTAACGCACGAATTGCCGGCGTCGCAATCATCAAATCGCCAAGCTGGTCGTGCTGGCGGATGATCAGAATACGATTAAATGACTCGAGAGGAAGCTGCTGCGGGGAATATCGGATACCGGGACGAAATGAATTGACAAGGCGGAAGAGAGATCGTTTTAGAAATTGTTCAAGCGACTGCATCGAGCGAGATGATGGTGGGTGAATTACTTTTTATCTGTAATATCCTCGAAATCGGCATCCTGCACATTGTCAAACTGGTGGTGTGTCTCTTTCTCCCGGACGGTCGGTTCCTTCTTACGAGGCGGCTCGAAGAACGGGCGGACCACCTGCAGCAGTGCCCCGAGCATTTTGGCAAGGATATAAACGCACACAACCCAGATGATGAGCTCAAACATACCGGCGCTTACACTTTCTTCGAGCGCGGATTATAGTATTCCACGGCTGCTCTGTTCGGGCGGAGAATTTCGTTGTAGAGTTCTTCAAAATCGGACTGGTCTCCGACAAAATCGATCTCAGTGGCATTAACGATCAAAAGCGGAGCGGTCTTATACCGGAAGAAAAAATAATTATACGCTTCGTTCAGATCTTTGATGTAATCTTCCGAAATGTTCTCCTCTATCTTCCTGCCGCGGTCCTTAATATTTGACATCAGCCGATCGACGCTGGATTGAAGGTAGACGACCAAATCAGGGACCGGGATATTTTTTTCGATCGAGCCGACCAGCGTCTCATACAATTTCAATTCATCGTCGCGCAGGTTCAGATACGCGAAGATCTTGTCCTTCTCGAAAATGTAATCGGTCACCAGGACGTTCTGAAAGAGGTCGGCCTGAAACAACGCCTGCTGCTGCTTGTACCGGCTCAATAAAAAGAAAATCTGAGTCTGAAAGGCATAGTGCACGGAGTCCTCATAAAAACGTTCGAGGAACGGATTCTCTTCAAACTGCTCAAGGACAAGGCGGCCGTTGAGGCGTTCGGAGATCTTTCGTGCGAGCGAGGTCTTTCCCGCCCCGATGACTCCTTCTATGGCGATAT carries:
- a CDS encoding glycosyltransferase family 9 protein, coding for MLSTPVVQNLRGQYPLAQIDFLTDKFAAEAVVGNPWLSSVLTFERKKDSSAGMIRQVRERKYDLVIDLFSNPRSAIITRLSGARWRVGFPFRWRKYAFNIIVSPRTGNTHNIDFNLDALRRLDIPVLHSQPYFPVPEPAKKKAAQWFSAEGLDGKVVVGVNPSGGWYTKRWGLEHYAHLGDLISERCGANIALLWGPGEEKDVRVIAEKMKSPPHVIPRTTLSELGALIQKCSFVVSNDSGPMHIAAALGIPTLGIFGPTNPRQQGPFGDKNRWVRNEELDCLECALTSCPIGNVCMTRLEVDRVMEAFTLLVGKSQNNEQFTPTT
- the nth gene encoding endonuclease III → MKKKQNAIRCIRILENHFGVPRQKKERSAPLDMLIGTLLSQNTNDRNSHRAYVELRKKFPTWRKVAEAPVGAIASAIKVGGMKNQKSRRIKALLQKVHDEYGSYRLRGIETMKDDEVISTLTSYHGIGFKTAACVLLFSLRREVFPVDTHIHRICNRLGLVKTKNPDQTFAAMRPLVPSGKSYSFHTNLIRFGRTVCLAQRPRCGQCPLYDECTFHDKEKFSSEEPPVSKRQNANFMLLDAI
- the lysC gene encoding lysine-sensitive aspartokinase 3, producing the protein MKFGGTSVEDARAIDNAITLVARQKKQGPVVVLSAIAGATDTLLKAAELSVAEKLDDATLLLNNLLERHVLIAENLIDSRSTVQQLIFQLRTRFEELRNLSQSIAILGELTKRSLDTIASMGELMSSLIFAEGMKAKNEYVAWVDARTFMMTDDHFGNATPLFTEIDKKTQEIITPLLDDEAVVVTQGYIGSTVKRITTTLGRGGSDYSAAIIGAALNAEEIQIWTDVDGILTADPNITPKAKKLRTISYKEASELAYFGAKVLHPSTIRPAVQKNIPVVVLNSRRPRSTGTRVVANPPESNISVKSIANKKGITVVNLQASRFLSANRFIESIFEVFDRHHTLVDLVNTSVASASLTLSNAEVLDAIVPELEEFSDVVVFRNKAIVSIIGERLHSTVGIADRIFQSLGDIDVMMISQGASELNVSVVIDNDNVTEAVRRLHKEFFEPLPQEALFENIATS
- the dapA gene encoding 4-hydroxy-tetrahydrodipicolinate synthase; protein product: MARLKKFRGTGTALVTPFKNNGAVDYDALRRLIDFQIAGGVEAIIPIGTTGESPSISPEEHRRILETVIERSHGRAKIFAGSGSNYTTKAIELTRLAKQLGADAAILVAPYYNKPTQEGYFQHYRAVAEAVDIPLIVYNVPGRTGGNIMASTTLRMAEEIPSVIAVKEASGNIAQIMEIARNRPKHFSLLSGDDAITLPILSVGGDGCISVVSNQLPKDFSGMVRAGLAGNWKKALQLHNRLLPLMNANFIETNPIPVKASLAMMGMINEVYRLPLVPIGAKNRKVLKKILHDLGLV
- a CDS encoding sulfite oxidase-like oxidoreductase — translated: MGIFRSKVTGSSELNYFGKPKFPPGQYTTEKFPVLTYGVTPKISTADWRLKLWGLVEEIVTFSWDEFLKLPQRKLTADFHCVTTWSRYGDEWEGVMFSDLMGTIRAKPDARYVMQHAYGGYTTNLPLEWMLNEEVMFVHTVNGKPLEREHGGPMRVFTPRRYAWKGAKWVNGLEFMKDDRPGFWEQNGYSNTADPWKEERTW
- a CDS encoding ABC transporter permease → MQNKSFRIAKWEYLERVKTKAFIIGLFMMPTIIAVFTIIPSFLASKADEKVRKIGVIDETDSLLPYLSQRIAKFKLPDSSANYELVKITDDDSSRDHLKILATAKILDNEIEGYFLLPSDVMEKGKIEYRSENVGNIRDQERFSKILEDVIIERRLEAKGYNSREIRGLSTDVDVKTIKVSSKGEEKESGFLETFFTGYIFIMMLFMLVMTSGQMLIRSLIEEKSNRIVEVLMSSCSPSELLMGKILGLSLLGLTTISFWLLILVGVNFTMQTPFVSFDHIALLLLYFVLGYLLYVAIFVTAGAPVSTEQEAQQMTAYVTLLVMFPIALAVPAMQNPDSLMVKVLSQIPLLTPTMMALRLSIQAPDLWEIALSLVTLSASIVGMMWVAGKVFRIGILLTGKRPNFKEMYRWITTNV
- a CDS encoding ATP-binding cassette domain-containing protein, producing the protein MIIAEHLRKQYVNVLAVDDVSLQVEPGKIFGLIGPNGAGKSTSIRMILNITTPDKGTVTFDGAPFDGNIQNRIGYLPEERGLYKKNKLLDTILYFAGLRGMTGPGVKQKALEWLRRFDLEGYAKSKVEELSKGNQQKVQFIISILHDPSYIVLDEPFSGLDPVNQIILKDILQELKQQGKAIIFSTHQMDSAEKLCDEICLVNHGKIVLEGSMKEVKQKFGKNSVHVEFAGDGSFLSSLPQVKKATIYENYAELQLNGSVSSRELLSSIVPKVDIRKFEFVEPSLNSIFLDVVGVPDESAEREETKPAAVRTKTVSGDARVRKAMLLFIFALVGTLVLGVITLKKGEASWDAPMVLLAVSLFSFMRYLKARKLVTAELQRTGEETANAK